The Micromonospora sp. NBC_01740 genome includes a window with the following:
- a CDS encoding PP2C family protein-serine/threonine phosphatase, which yields MLSLVRTRPFQSGPGPLSPGSRAGLGAAFVLLAIVSAVELADGRPANYIALMVAAPFLTAALASWRIVLGVGLAATALGTGFALWEATAALPTTVAVAGIALGTAIAVATAAVRQRQAERIAELSRLASVAQQAVLRPLGPQVGTLSVAARYISSTATAEIGGDLYEAVDTPYGVRMIIGDVRGKGLDAVRLASIVLGSYRHVAYERADLRAVVTDLDRAVARSVGDEDFVTAALVEERGGTLTIVNCGHPPPLLLRRGAVIPLEPPAPAPPLGFMPVVRPRVERLEPGDRLLLFTDGLGEARRDGEFFPTADRAWRLLGHGTVGDGLASLETALVEWVHGRLDDDIALVLMEYTGSRGAATVAVPSWEVGAAES from the coding sequence GCGACCCTTCCAGTCGGGCCCCGGCCCACTGAGCCCCGGATCCCGCGCCGGCCTCGGCGCGGCCTTCGTCCTGCTCGCGATCGTCTCGGCCGTGGAACTGGCCGACGGCCGTCCGGCGAACTACATCGCGCTCATGGTGGCCGCGCCGTTCCTGACCGCCGCGCTGGCGTCGTGGCGGATCGTGCTCGGCGTGGGCCTGGCCGCCACGGCCCTGGGCACCGGCTTCGCGCTCTGGGAGGCGACCGCGGCGCTGCCCACCACGGTCGCCGTCGCGGGCATCGCGCTGGGCACCGCCATCGCGGTGGCCACGGCGGCCGTACGGCAGCGGCAGGCCGAACGCATCGCCGAGCTGTCCCGGCTGGCCTCGGTCGCCCAGCAGGCAGTGCTGCGCCCGCTCGGGCCGCAGGTCGGCACGCTCTCGGTGGCCGCCAGGTACATCTCGTCCACCGCCACCGCCGAGATCGGCGGTGACCTGTACGAGGCGGTCGACACGCCGTACGGGGTGCGGATGATCATCGGCGACGTGCGGGGCAAGGGCCTAGACGCGGTGCGGCTCGCCAGCATCGTGCTGGGTTCGTACCGGCACGTGGCGTACGAGCGGGCGGACCTGCGGGCCGTCGTGACCGACCTGGACCGGGCGGTGGCCCGGAGCGTGGGTGACGAGGACTTCGTCACCGCCGCGCTGGTCGAGGAGCGGGGCGGGACGCTCACCATCGTCAACTGCGGCCACCCGCCGCCGCTGCTGCTGCGCCGGGGCGCCGTCATCCCGCTCGAACCGCCGGCCCCCGCCCCGCCGCTGGGCTTCATGCCGGTGGTACGCCCCCGGGTCGAGCGGCTGGAGCCCGGCGACCGGCTGCTGCTCTTCACCGACGGGCTCGGCGAGGCCCGCCGGGACGGGGAGTTCTTTCCGACCGCCGACCGGGCCTGGCGGCTGCTCGGCCACGGCACCGTCGGCGACGGGCTCGCCTCGCTGGAGACCGCCCTGGTCGAGTGGGTGCACGGCCGGCTCGACGACGACATCGCCCTGGTCCTGATGGAGTACACGGGCTCGCGCGGCGCCGCCACGGTGGCCGTCCCCAGCTGGGAAGTCGGCGCGGCCGAGAGCTGA